A window of Bacteroidales bacterium genomic DNA:
GTCAGTCATTAAAAAAAGACGATAAAGGTGTACTTATAGGCTCTCGGTTAGCAAATTATTTAAAATTAAATGTCGGTGACAGTATTGTTTTAATGGGACAGGGTTATCACGGAAGCAGTGCTGCTGAAATATTTCCCGTACGAGGAATAATTATTATTCCTAATCCGAAATTAGATGCCATGATGATTTACGCATCTTTGCGTGAAACACAAAACTATTTTTCAGCCTATGAAGAAACAGAAAATCCCGAAAACCCGAAATACCTTTTAACATCTTATGCGGTCAATTTATTTGATAAAAACTATTCTGAAGTAGAAAAAACAAGAGATGATATTATTGCCGTTCTTAACAGAAGCGATATGTTGGTAAGGGGCTGGAAAGAAGCAAACAAAGAACTGAACAATCAAATAAAATCAGATAATGAAAGCGGAAAAATGATGATTGCATTGTTATATATTGTAATTGCATTCGGAGTATTCGGAACCGTACTGATGATGATTGCAGAGCGAAAAAGGGAAATGGGAGTTATGATTGCCGTCGGAATGAAAAAATTTAAACTCGGAATTGTTATTACGTTGGAAATGATGTTTATGAGTTTTATGGGACTTTTGTTCGGAATAATTCTCAGTGCTCCGATTGTAGCTCTCGGGCATTTAAACCCGATAAGATTAAAAGGAGATATGGCAGAAATGATGGCAACATACGGAATGGAACCGATTATGCCGATGGCATGGTTTGACACATATTATTTGAATCAAGTTTTGGTTATTGCCGGTATTTTGCTTGTTGTAATGATATTTCCGGTTATTTCAATTATGAAATTAAAAGTTATTGATGCTTTAAGAGCATAAAAGTTAACAGTATAACAGAAAAATTAATAACATGATATTTACAGTTGCTCGAAAGAATGTATGGAGAAATAAACTCAGAAGTCTTGTTGTCATATTTGCAGTAACAATCGGGCTTCTTGCCGGTTCATTCGGCGTTGCCATGATGGAAGGAATGGCAAAGAAAAGAGCCCACACCGCTATTTATAATGAAATTTCTCACATTCAAATTCATCATCCCGAATTTCAAGAAAATTTTGAAGCAAAATATAATATTCCTGATTCAGAACACTTAATTTCAGAGTTAAAAAAGATTTCTGAGGTAAAATCCGTTACCGGAAGAATGATTTTATCCGGAATGATTAATACATCCGGTGGAAGCACGGGAGCATTTATTTACGGAATCAATCCGGAAGACGAAAAAGAAGTTACAGAAATTTATACTTTTATAAAAGATTCAACCGGAACTTATTTTGAAGGAAATAAAAAAAACCTTGTATTAATAAGTGAAACAACGGCAAAGAAATTAAAACTGGATAGATATGTCATTACAAATGAAACAATAAGAAAATTGATAAATGCCGGTTTCCCGAAGGAAGATACTCTGAAATTGCAATCTGTTTTAAACGAACAATTCAGATCTCATAAAGATTACTTCTATAAATTAAAAGAATTACTCAATGAAGAATTGATAACAGAGTATGAGTTCTTATTTATAAAATATGCAATGGTATTTAAACCTCGAGCAAGAGTAGTAATTAACATTCAAAACTCAAAAGGCGAATTAACCGGTGAAAATTTTAAAGTAACCGGCATTTATAAAACATCAAATCGAATGTTTGATGAAATGACCGTTTTTGTTAAGAAAAAAGACTTGGCAAACTTAACCGGTTATAAAAACAACACAAACCATGAAATTGCCATACTTTTAACAGACAGACATTTGGCAAAAGGCACAGCAAAAAGTTTAAGCGAGAAATATCCGAATTTAAAAATTGAAAGCTGGGGAGAAATTGACCCGATGATTGTTATGATTTCTGAATACATGACAATTTATAATTACTTTTTAATAGGCTTAATTTTAGCAGCCCTCGCTTTTGGAATTGTAAACACCATGCTAATGGCAATTATGGAACGAACCAAAGAACTCGGAATGCTTGCAGCTATCGGAATGAACCGAAAACGTATATTCAGCATGATAATGGTCGAAACCATTTTTTTAACAATTGTCGGAGCAGTAGTCGGTTTAGCAATTAATTACGGTATTATTTCGCACTTATCAAAAACCGGAATTGATTTGTCGAAACAAATGGGCGAAGCATTTGAAGCAATCGGTTACGATTCAATAATTTACCCTGAAATGGGTTTAAGCTACTATATCGGTATAACACTTTTGGTTATTTTAGCAGCTGTTTTATCATCCGTATATCCTGCCGTAAAAGCAATTAAATTAAACCCGGCAGAAGCAGTAAGAACTGATGCTTAAATGAACCTTTGCAGATTTTACATAAAAAACAGCTCAATAAAAAACAATAAAAATATGAAAATAATAGAAGTTACAAACCTACACAAAATTTATAACAACAGCGAAGTTAAAGTACATGCCGTAAGAGGAATTGATTTAAGTTTTGAGCAGGGAGAATTTACAGCTGTTGTCGGTCCTTCCGGTTCAGGGAAAACAACTTTTTTAAACATGATGGGCGGATTAGACAGTCCCACGGAAGGCGAAATTTTTATTGACGGGACAAATATCGGAGAACTGAAAGCATCAAAATTAACAGATTTCCGAATGCAAAACATCGGCTTTGTTTTTCAAGCCTATAATTTAATTCCGGTGCTTACTGCAAAGGAAAATGTTGAGTTTATTATGCAACTTCAAGGCAAATCAAAAAAAGAAAGAGAAGAAAGGGCAATTGCATTGTTGGAAGAAGTGGGGCTCGGAGACAGAATAAACAGCAGACCGAGTAAATTATCCGGAGGTCAACAGCAAAGGGTTGCCGTTGCCAGAGCTTTGGCTTCAAAGCCTAAGTTTATTCTTGCCGACGAACCGACAGCAAATCTTGACAGCAAGTCAACGGCAAATTTATTGGATATTATGGAACGATTAAAT
This region includes:
- a CDS encoding FtsX-like permease family protein; amino-acid sequence: MIFTVARKNVWRNKLRSLVVIFAVTIGLLAGSFGVAMMEGMAKKRAHTAIYNEISHIQIHHPEFQENFEAKYNIPDSEHLISELKKISEVKSVTGRMILSGMINTSGGSTGAFIYGINPEDEKEVTEIYTFIKDSTGTYFEGNKKNLVLISETTAKKLKLDRYVITNETIRKLINAGFPKEDTLKLQSVLNEQFRSHKDYFYKLKELLNEELITEYEFLFIKYAMVFKPRARVVINIQNSKGELTGENFKVTGIYKTSNRMFDEMTVFVKKKDLANLTGYKNNTNHEIAILLTDRHLAKGTAKSLSEKYPNLKIESWGEIDPMIVMISEYMTIYNYFLIGLILAALAFGIVNTMLMAIMERTKELGMLAAIGMNRKRIFSMIMVETIFLTIVGAVVGLAINYGIISHLSKTGIDLSKQMGEAFEAIGYDSIIYPEMGLSYYIGITLLVILAAVLSSVYPAVKAIKLNPAEAVRTDA
- a CDS encoding ABC transporter ATP-binding protein, translating into MKIIEVTNLHKIYNNSEVKVHAVRGIDLSFEQGEFTAVVGPSGSGKTTFLNMMGGLDSPTEGEIFIDGTNIGELKASKLTDFRMQNIGFVFQAYNLIPVLTAKENVEFIMQLQGKSKKEREERAIALLEEVGLGDRINSRPSKLSGGQQQRVAVARALASKPKFILADEPTANLDSKSTANLLDIMERLNKEENITFIFSTHDARVVNKAKRVITIDDGKVVKDEKK